The Micromonospora sp. NBC_01740 genome includes a window with the following:
- a CDS encoding DNA gyrase/topoisomerase IV subunit B, producing the protein MTAEPETLYGADDLTHLEGLDAVRKRPGMYIGSTDSRGVGHLVNEILDNSTDEGVAGHATKVEVTLHADGSVQVDDDGRGIPTDVHAKSGISGVELVLTRLHAGGKFGGSGYKTSGGLHGVGASAVNALSRRFDVTVRRGGKVHAMSFRHGVPGVFDDAGPDAAFTPGPGLQIVGAMKRGQRTGTSIRWWHDARYFETGARLDAEAVRMKLRNTAFLVPGVNYTLRDHTGEEPTEESFHYPDGLTDMVEFLAPAGDRPVSGMLMVTGEGTYRENAADANGVMQSNVQRRAEVEVAFRWGTGYERTVECFTNTIRNAHGGTHRKGFERGLARTLADAVRNTRGLLKAKEDPPTLDDVLEGMTAVVHVRIPEPQFTSQTKDELSTAGITKVIQGLVEQHLKAWLEDRRTKAEARTVLQKIVDAARVRLTQKQQKDAARRKTALEGASMPPKLVDCRAAGIDRSELFIVEGDSALGTGRLARSAEYQALLPIRGKILNVQKANLQQVLDNAECAAIVQVLGAGSGRTFDLSAMRYGRVLIMADADVDGAHIRTLLITLFARYMRPLIEAGRLYAAMPPLHKITTRGRNPQTIYTYTQAEMEATVRKLEKAGKQIVTPIPRFKGLGEMDADELWETTMNPATRAVRRITLDDVDAAERILELLMGEKVEPRRNWLIDSADRVDREAIDA; encoded by the coding sequence TTGACCGCAGAGCCTGAGACCCTGTACGGGGCCGACGACCTCACGCACCTCGAGGGGCTGGACGCCGTCCGCAAGCGGCCCGGCATGTACATCGGCTCCACCGACAGCCGTGGCGTGGGTCACCTCGTCAACGAGATCCTCGACAACTCGACGGACGAGGGCGTCGCCGGCCACGCCACGAAGGTGGAGGTGACGCTGCACGCCGACGGCTCGGTCCAGGTCGACGACGACGGTCGGGGCATCCCCACCGACGTGCACGCCAAGTCCGGCATCTCCGGCGTCGAGCTGGTGCTCACCCGGCTGCACGCGGGCGGCAAGTTCGGCGGCTCCGGCTACAAGACCTCCGGCGGTCTGCACGGCGTGGGCGCCTCGGCGGTCAACGCGCTGTCCCGCCGGTTCGACGTCACCGTCCGCCGGGGCGGCAAGGTCCACGCGATGTCGTTCCGGCACGGCGTGCCGGGGGTCTTCGACGATGCCGGCCCCGACGCGGCGTTCACCCCGGGTCCCGGCCTCCAGATCGTCGGCGCGATGAAGCGCGGCCAGCGCACCGGCACCTCGATCCGCTGGTGGCACGACGCGCGCTACTTCGAGACCGGCGCCCGCCTGGACGCCGAGGCCGTGCGGATGAAGCTGCGCAACACGGCGTTCCTGGTGCCGGGCGTGAACTACACGCTGCGCGACCACACCGGCGAGGAGCCGACCGAGGAGAGCTTCCACTACCCCGACGGCCTGACGGACATGGTGGAGTTCCTCGCCCCGGCCGGCGACCGGCCCGTCTCCGGCATGCTGATGGTCACCGGCGAGGGCACCTACCGGGAGAACGCCGCCGACGCCAACGGGGTCATGCAGTCCAACGTGCAGCGTCGGGCCGAGGTCGAGGTGGCCTTCCGCTGGGGCACGGGCTACGAGCGCACCGTCGAGTGCTTCACCAACACCATCCGCAACGCGCACGGCGGCACCCACCGCAAGGGCTTCGAGCGGGGCCTGGCGCGTACCCTCGCCGACGCCGTCCGCAACACCCGTGGCCTGCTCAAGGCCAAGGAGGACCCGCCCACCCTGGACGACGTCCTGGAGGGCATGACAGCGGTCGTGCACGTCCGGATCCCGGAGCCCCAGTTCACCTCGCAGACCAAGGACGAGCTCTCCACCGCCGGCATCACCAAGGTGATCCAGGGGCTGGTCGAGCAGCACCTGAAGGCGTGGCTGGAGGATCGCCGGACCAAGGCCGAGGCGCGTACGGTCCTCCAGAAGATCGTCGACGCGGCGCGCGTACGGCTGACGCAGAAGCAGCAGAAGGACGCGGCCCGCCGCAAGACCGCCCTGGAGGGCGCGTCGATGCCGCCGAAGCTGGTCGACTGCCGCGCGGCGGGCATCGACCGTAGTGAGCTGTTCATCGTGGAAGGGGACAGCGCACTCGGGACAGGGCGACTTGCCCGATCTGCCGAATATCAGGCACTTCTTCCGATTCGAGGCAAGATCCTCAACGTGCAGAAGGCCAACCTCCAGCAGGTGCTGGACAACGCCGAGTGCGCCGCGATCGTGCAGGTGCTCGGCGCCGGCTCCGGCCGCACGTTCGACCTGTCCGCCATGCGCTACGGCCGAGTGCTGATCATGGCGGACGCCGATGTGGACGGCGCGCACATCCGCACCCTGCTGATCACGCTCTTCGCTCGCTACATGCGACCGCTGATCGAGGCCGGCCGGCTCTACGCGGCGATGCCGCCCCTACACAAGATCACCACCAGGGGGCGCAACCCGCAGACGATCTACACCTACACCCAGGCGGAGATGGAGGCCACGGTCCGCAAGCTGGAGAAGGCCGGCAAGCAGATCGTCACCCCGATCCCGCGATTCAAGGGTCTCGGCGAGATGGACGCCGACGAGCTGTGGGAGACCACGATGAACCCGGCCACCCGGGCCGTCCGCCGGATCACCCTCGACGACGTCGACGCCGCCGAGCGGATCCTCGAACTGCTGATGGGGGAGAAGGTCGAGCCGCGCCGCAACTGGCTGATCGACTCCGCCGACCGGGTCGACCGCGAGGCGATCGACGCATGA
- a CDS encoding RrF2 family transcriptional regulator, translating into MKLNRSTDMALRIAMLAAANPRRMTVDELSDQLDLPRNHVAKVVQRLQRLGVLVTIRGRSGGVAFAEDGGRTTVGHVVRAFEGDDEVVSCDEPACSLRAACRLRGELRRARDAFLAVLDDVTLGELVAGPTGPALLALGLPRPRPAPSGEPPGRDVSPSGELPAPDAPPSGGSPGRDVSPSGGPPGRDVSPSATVPRPPEPHAPPSPVGPTGARPAVPGPV; encoded by the coding sequence GTGAAGCTCAACCGGTCCACCGACATGGCGCTGCGCATCGCCATGCTCGCCGCCGCGAACCCGCGACGGATGACCGTGGACGAGCTGTCCGACCAGCTCGACCTGCCCCGCAACCACGTCGCCAAGGTGGTGCAGCGGTTGCAGCGGCTCGGGGTGCTGGTCACCATCCGGGGCCGTTCCGGCGGGGTGGCCTTCGCCGAGGACGGCGGGAGGACCACCGTCGGGCACGTGGTCCGGGCCTTCGAGGGCGACGACGAGGTGGTGTCCTGCGACGAGCCGGCCTGCTCGCTGCGCGCGGCCTGCCGGCTGCGGGGCGAACTGCGCCGTGCCCGGGACGCCTTCCTCGCCGTGCTGGACGACGTGACCCTCGGCGAGCTCGTCGCCGGGCCGACCGGCCCGGCGCTGCTCGCCCTCGGCCTGCCCCGCCCCCGGCCGGCGCCGTCCGGGGAGCCACCGGGGCGCGACGTGTCGCCGTCCGGAGAGTTGCCGGCGCCCGACGCGCCGCCGTCCGGAGGGTCGCCGGGGCGCGACGTGTCGCCGTCCGGGGGGCCGCCGGGGCGCGACGTGTCGCCCTCAGCGACCGTGCCGCGTCCGCCGGAGCCCCACGCGCCGCCGTCGCCTGTCGGGCCCACCGGAGCCCGGCCGGCCGTACCCGGTCCGGTCTGA
- a CDS encoding class I SAM-dependent methyltransferase, whose product MPANKVSHPVFARVFQRASVAMDRAGAAAHRRRLVAGLAGRVVEVGAGNGRTFAHYPGTVERVLAVEPEPRLRAAAREAAGTAPVPVEVVDGLAEALPAPDGDADAVVFSLVLCSVADQDAALREARRVLRPGGQVRFFEHVRAQSPGLRRVQRLADATVWPLLCGGCHTGRDTVAAIRAAGFTVTELDAFRFPDSRLPAPATPHVLGVATRD is encoded by the coding sequence ATGCCCGCCAACAAGGTCTCCCACCCGGTCTTCGCCCGGGTGTTCCAGCGGGCGAGCGTGGCGATGGACCGCGCCGGCGCGGCCGCTCACCGCCGGCGCCTCGTCGCCGGCCTCGCGGGCCGGGTGGTCGAGGTCGGCGCCGGCAACGGCCGCACCTTCGCCCACTACCCGGGCACCGTCGAGCGGGTGCTGGCGGTGGAGCCGGAGCCCCGGCTCCGGGCTGCGGCCCGGGAGGCGGCGGGCACGGCTCCCGTACCCGTCGAGGTGGTCGACGGCCTCGCCGAGGCGCTGCCGGCGCCCGACGGCGACGCCGACGCGGTGGTGTTCTCCCTGGTCCTCTGCTCGGTGGCCGACCAGGACGCCGCGCTGCGCGAGGCCCGCCGGGTGCTGCGGCCCGGTGGGCAGGTGCGCTTCTTCGAGCACGTACGCGCGCAGAGCCCCGGCCTGCGCCGCGTGCAGCGGTTGGCCGACGCGACCGTCTGGCCGTTGCTCTGCGGCGGCTGCCACACGGGCCGCGACACGGTGGCCGCGATCCGGGCGGCGGGCTTCACCGTCACCGAGCTGGACGCGTTCCGCTTCCCCGACAGTCGACTCCCGGCCCCCGCCACCCCGCACGTGCTCGGCGTGGCCACCCGCGACTGA